In a single window of the Gossypium hirsutum isolate 1008001.06 chromosome A13, Gossypium_hirsutum_v2.1, whole genome shotgun sequence genome:
- the LOC107952135 gene encoding glycine-rich RNA-binding protein GRP1A: MAAADVEFRCFVGGLAWATDDRALEEAFSAFGEIVESKIINDRETGRSRGFGFVTFRDEKAMRDAIEGMNGQNLDGRNITVNEAQSRRSGGGGGGFGGGNGGYSRGGGGGGYGGRQGGYGGGRREGGYGNGGGYGGGGYGGGRREGGYGDGGSRYSKGGGASEGSWRS, from the exons ATGGCCGCCGCTGATGTCGAGTTCCGGTGCTTCGTCGGAGGGCTCGCATGGGCCACCGACGACCGGGCCCTCGAAGAAGCCTTCAGTGCGTTTGGTGAAATCGTCGAATCGAAG ATCATTAATGATCGTGAGACTGGAAGATCCCGAGGCTTTGGATTCGTTACTTTCCGTGACGAGAAAGCTATGAGGGACGCGATCGAAGGAATGAACGGTCAAAATCTTGATGGAAGGAACATCACCGTCAACGAAGCCCAATCGCGCAGAAGTGGAGGCGGTGGCGGAGGATTTGGAGGAGGAAACGGTGGTTACAGCCGCGGTGGAGGCGGCGGCGGATATGGTGGTCGCCAAGGAGGATATGGTGGCGGACGCCGTGAAGGTGGATACGGAAATGGTGGAGGGTATGGTGGTGGTGGGTACGGAGGTGGACGCCGTGAAGGAGGATATGGTGACGGCGGATCTCGTTACTCAAAAGGCGGCGGTGCATCTGAAGGCAGCTGGAGGTCTTAA